One genomic window of Aphis gossypii isolate Hap1 unplaced genomic scaffold, ASM2018417v2 Contig00460_ERROPOS81933, whole genome shotgun sequence includes the following:
- the LOC126554284 gene encoding uncharacterized protein LOC126554284, with translation MTGAARWGESLVSETTMGNFTTGGDAIERVIAEIQAEKEEERKAREGEKEGKVKKKKKKKKSEKKITSEGPVPSEKGETVAKASTSKEGMVAAEPPLAAEKTVSKPSTKPKKAAKPVPQEKGRKRVEIPVRPLLEQPKPKPEEWTTVKRKVKRKKSQKRVVPEEVRMLLEETQKARENKHGGYVLSWSPKREEVSEEPKVTSEVTEAQMVKNLWDELAKKKCAPRFKKLKKVGKDRLYVEPENEETRKLLQNASLDIRRAGERNPHIIVHGVGIEVKDDEVAVLLEEQNESSVTLATGWFKSLELISHKSRVTRKGRDVEFVVTPEVAGQIVGQTMCVGLSRCRVGPSVNVRRCHRCQRYGHTGVACKAPSVVCGRCAGSHHAAHCVARPAQIRCTSCAASGWACDHVSGDTAKCRTWEVNFRREARKFKWSV, from the coding sequence ATGACCGGAGCTGCACGTTGGGGAGAGTCCTTGGTGTCGGAAACGACCATGGGAAACTTTACCACGGGTGGTGACGCGATTGAAAGGGTAATCGCAGAGATACAAGCCGAGAAAGAGGAGGAGAGAAAGGCGAGGGAAGGGGAAAAAGAGGGAAAGGtaaagaaaaagaagaaaaagaagaagaGTGAAAAGAAGATCACGAGTGAGGGTCCGGTTCCATCTGAAAAAGGTGAAACGGTTGCCAAGGCCTCTACCTCGAAAGAGGGGATGGTAGCGGCAGAACCTCCTCTGGCGGCTGAAAAGACGGTCTCAAAACCGTCTACGAAGCCAAAAAAGGCGGCGAAACCGGTACCGCAGGAAAAAGGGCGAAAACGGGTGGAAATCCCGGTAAGACCCCTCCTGGAGCAACCAAAGCCCAAACCAGAGGAATGGACGACGGTGAAACGAAAAGTAAAAAGGAAGAAAAGTCAGAAGAGGGTTGTCCCGGAAGAAGTGAGAATGCTTCTTGAGGAGACGCAAAAGGCCCGAGAGAATAAGCACGGGGGATACGTTCTGAGCTGGTCTCCGAAAAGAGAGGAAGTATCGGAAGAGCCGAAGGTCACTTCTGAAGTGACCGAAGCTCAGATGGTAAAGAATCTCTGGGACGAGCTGGCGAAGAAAAAGTGTGCCCCGAGgtttaaaaagttgaaaaaagtGGGAAAGGACAGACTGTACGTGGAACCAGAGAATGAGGAGACGAGGAAACTTCTCCAAAACGCTTCGCTCGACATCCGTCGGGCGGGCGAGAGAAATCCTCATATCATAGTACATGGGGTCGGGATTGAGGTAAAGGACGACGAAGTCGCCGTGTTGCTGGAAGAGCAGAATGAAAGTTCTGTGACGCTGGCGACGGGGTGGTTTAAGAGTCTGGAACTCATCTCGCACAAAAGTAGGGTGACGAGAAAGGGACGGGATGTAGAGTTCGTGGTAACTCCCGAGGTTGCTGGCCAGATCGTGGGACAGACGATGTGCGTCGGGCTATCGCGGTGTCGGGTGGGTCCGAGTGTAAACGTGCGGAGATGCCATCGGTGTCAACGTTACGGGCATACTGGGGTAGCCTGCAAGGCGCCGTCGGTGGTCTGCGGGCGTTGTGCTGGCTCGCATCATGCTGCGCACTGTGTTGCACGTCCAGCCCAAATACGGTGCACGAGTTGTGCCGCTAGTGGCTGGGCTTGTGACCATGTCTCGGGTGATACTGCGAAGTGTCGAACGTGGGAGGTGAATTTCCGGCGGGAGGCCCGGAAATTCAAATGGTCGGTGTAA
- the LOC126554285 gene encoding uncharacterized protein LOC126554285, whose amino-acid sequence MALERRDYTRPSAAQWGRSSLAAAGPGKPRRVGWRGGVRRRAGRETAGGAAVGADLGGSSKYSRGALGGCRGEGFLVNSRCPRERGGSGSGRRRSVGGAGDTPAVARAPGLRTGSLEAVAGPSPSADRGTTELRSLAASRPAVRPGVGSPSPGGPAAAPSAA is encoded by the exons ATGGCGCTGGAGCGTCGTGACTATACTCGGCCGTCGGCGGCACAGTGGGGCCGGTCGTCGCTCGCGGCGGCCGGTCCCGGCAAGCCCCGACGAGTAGGATGGCGCGGCGGTGTGCGTCGAAGGGCAGGTCGCGAGACCGCCGGAGGAGCCGCCGTCGGTGCAGATCTTGGTGGTAGTAGCAAATACTCGAGAGGGGCCCTCGGGGGCTGCCGTGGAGAAGGGTTTCTTGTGAACAGCCGTTGTCCAAGA GAGCGTGGCGGATCGGGTTCGGGTCGTCGTAGAAGCGTAGGCGGTGCTGGCGACACCCCGGCCGTCGCCCGTGCGCCCGGTCTCCGGACCGGGAGCCTCGAGGCGGTCGCGGGCCCGTCGCCGTCCGCCGACCGTGGAACCACCGAGCTTCGGTCGCTGGCCGCGTCGCGGCCGGCCGTCCGCCCCGGCGTCGGTTCGCCGTCGCCGGGCGGTCCGGCCGCCGCGCCGTCGGCCGCGTAG